The following proteins are co-located in the Labrys monachus genome:
- a CDS encoding Re/Si-specific NAD(P)(+) transhydrogenase subunit alpha has translation MKIAIPSEVDAGESRISATPDTVKKLVGLGASVEVASGAGLRSGITDADYEAAGAAVVPTNADALREAAIVLKVRRPGPEELRDYAPDAIVIAIMDPYGHQEALGALAAARVSAFAMELMPRITRAQVMDVLSSQANLAGYRAVIDAAAEFSRAFPMMMTAAGTVPAAKVFVMGAGVAGLQAIATARRLGAVVTATDVRPAAKEQVSSLGAKFVAVEDEEFKQAETAAGYAKPMSAEYQQKQAALVADHIRKQDIVITTALIPGRPAPRLVSAAMVESMRPGSILVDLAVERGGNVEGARPGEVVTTANGVRIVGHLNVAGRLAASASTLYARNLLAFVETLIDAKTRTLAPNWDDELVKATLLTRHGAVVHPNFQPQMD, from the coding sequence ATGAAGATAGCCATCCCGTCGGAAGTCGATGCGGGCGAATCCCGCATCAGTGCGACGCCCGACACGGTGAAGAAGCTCGTCGGCCTGGGCGCCAGCGTGGAAGTGGCGAGCGGCGCGGGCCTGCGCTCCGGCATCACCGACGCCGATTACGAGGCGGCGGGTGCCGCCGTGGTGCCGACCAATGCCGACGCGCTGCGCGAGGCGGCGATCGTGCTCAAGGTGCGCCGCCCCGGCCCGGAGGAATTGCGCGACTACGCACCCGACGCCATCGTGATCGCCATCATGGATCCCTATGGCCATCAGGAGGCGCTCGGCGCGCTCGCGGCAGCCAGGGTCTCGGCCTTCGCCATGGAGCTGATGCCGCGCATCACCCGCGCCCAGGTGATGGACGTCCTGTCCTCGCAGGCCAATCTCGCCGGCTACCGCGCCGTGATCGACGCGGCGGCCGAATTCAGCCGCGCCTTCCCGATGATGATGACGGCCGCCGGCACGGTGCCGGCGGCGAAGGTCTTCGTCATGGGCGCGGGCGTCGCCGGCCTGCAGGCGATCGCCACCGCACGGCGCCTCGGCGCCGTCGTCACCGCCACCGACGTCCGTCCCGCGGCCAAGGAGCAGGTCTCCTCGCTCGGCGCCAAATTCGTCGCGGTCGAGGACGAGGAATTCAAGCAGGCCGAGACGGCGGCCGGCTATGCCAAGCCGATGTCGGCGGAATACCAGCAGAAGCAGGCGGCGCTCGTCGCCGACCACATCCGCAAGCAGGACATCGTCATCACCACCGCGCTCATCCCGGGCCGGCCGGCGCCGCGCCTCGTCTCCGCGGCGATGGTGGAGAGCATGCGCCCCGGCTCGATCCTGGTGGACCTCGCGGTCGAGCGCGGCGGCAATGTCGAGGGCGCCAGGCCGGGCGAGGTCGTGACCACGGCGAACGGCGTGCGCATCGTCGGCCATCTCAACGTCGCCGGCCGCCTCGCCGCCTCGGCTTCGACGCTCTATGCCCGCAATCTCCTCGCCTTCGTCGAGACGCTGATCGACGCCAAGACCAGGACGCTGGCGCCGAACTGGGACGACGAGCTCGTCAAGGCGACGCTGCTGACCCGGCACGGCGCGGTGGTCCACCCGAATTTCCAGCCGCAGATGGATTGA
- a CDS encoding proton-translocating transhydrogenase family protein: MADTPQDLLDKARAAAEAAQQAADIAHSYAEQIALTVGTAVHTATGGAIDPFVFRFAIFVLAIFVGYYVVWSVTPALHTPLMSVTNAISSVIVVGALLSVGVSLIGGEHGSLWARGFGFVALILASINIFGGFLVTERMLAMYKPKDKPAKPVTKDGSTPSSGR; encoded by the coding sequence ATGGCCGACACTCCTCAGGATCTCCTCGACAAGGCCCGCGCGGCCGCCGAAGCGGCGCAGCAGGCGGCCGACATCGCCCATTCCTACGCCGAGCAGATCGCCCTCACCGTCGGGACCGCCGTCCATACCGCCACGGGCGGGGCGATCGACCCGTTCGTCTTCCGCTTCGCCATCTTCGTGCTGGCGATCTTCGTCGGCTATTACGTGGTCTGGTCGGTGACGCCGGCCCTGCACACGCCGCTGATGTCGGTCACCAACGCCATCTCCTCCGTCATCGTCGTCGGGGCGCTGCTCTCGGTGGGCGTGTCGCTCATCGGCGGGGAGCATGGCTCGCTGTGGGCGCGGGGCTTCGGCTTCGTCGCCCTGATCCTGGCCTCGATCAACATCTTCGGCGGCTTCCTCGTCACCGAGCGCATGCTGGCGATGTACAAGCCGAAGGACAAGCCGGCCAAGCCCGTCACCAAGGACGGCTCGACCCCGTCCTCCGGCCGTTGA
- a CDS encoding NAD(P)(+) transhydrogenase (Re/Si-specific) subunit beta, whose protein sequence is MSVNLVQILYLIAGVLFILALRGLSSPATSRQGNRFGMIGMAIAIATTLAVAPPAGLSGWLLVILGLAIGGGIGAVVARRVAMTAMPQLVAAFHSGVGLAAVFVAAGALYAPAAFGIGDATFIEHGSLVEMSLGVAIGAITFTGSVIAFAKLNGNMSGAPIMLPGRHFINIALAALLVVLIVAFVISAHHLLFWLIVLTALVLGGLIIIPIGGADMPVVVSMLNSYSGWAAAGIGFTLGNLALIITGALVGSSGAILSYIMCKAMNRSFISVILGGFGGEAASGAAKGPETRPVKRGSADDAAFIMKNASKVIIVPGYGMAVAQAQHALREMADRLKAEGVEVKYAIHPVAGRMPGHMNVLLAEANVPYDEVFELDDINAEFGQADVAFVIGANDVTNPAAKTDRASPIFGMPILDVEKAKTVLFVKRGMGSGYAGVENELFFRDNTMMLFGDAKKMVEEILKNL, encoded by the coding sequence ATGTCGGTCAATCTCGTCCAGATCCTCTATCTGATCGCAGGCGTCCTGTTCATCCTGGCCCTGCGCGGCCTGTCCTCGCCGGCCACCTCGCGCCAGGGCAACCGCTTCGGCATGATCGGCATGGCGATCGCCATCGCGACCACCCTCGCCGTCGCGCCGCCCGCCGGCCTGTCGGGATGGCTGCTCGTCATCCTCGGCCTCGCCATCGGCGGCGGCATCGGCGCCGTGGTGGCCCGGCGCGTCGCCATGACGGCGATGCCCCAGCTGGTCGCCGCCTTCCATTCGGGCGTCGGCCTCGCCGCCGTCTTCGTCGCCGCCGGCGCGCTCTATGCGCCCGCCGCCTTCGGCATCGGTGACGCCACCTTCATCGAGCACGGCTCGCTGGTCGAGATGTCGCTCGGGGTCGCCATCGGCGCCATCACCTTCACCGGCTCCGTCATCGCCTTCGCCAAGCTCAACGGCAACATGTCGGGCGCGCCGATCATGCTGCCGGGACGCCATTTCATCAACATCGCCCTCGCGGCGCTGCTGGTGGTGCTGATCGTCGCCTTCGTCATTTCGGCACACCACCTGCTGTTCTGGCTGATCGTGCTGACGGCGCTGGTGCTGGGCGGCCTGATCATCATCCCGATCGGCGGCGCCGACATGCCGGTCGTCGTCTCCATGCTCAATTCCTATTCGGGCTGGGCGGCGGCGGGCATCGGCTTCACCCTCGGCAACCTCGCCCTCATCATCACCGGCGCGCTGGTCGGCTCGTCCGGCGCCATCCTGTCCTACATCATGTGCAAGGCGATGAACCGTTCGTTCATCTCGGTGATCCTGGGCGGGTTCGGCGGCGAAGCAGCGTCCGGCGCCGCCAAGGGACCGGAGACGCGGCCGGTCAAGCGCGGATCGGCCGACGACGCCGCCTTCATCATGAAGAACGCCTCCAAGGTGATCATCGTGCCGGGCTACGGCATGGCGGTGGCCCAGGCCCAGCACGCGCTGCGCGAGATGGCCGACCGCCTCAAGGCCGAGGGCGTCGAGGTCAAATATGCCATTCATCCCGTGGCGGGCCGCATGCCCGGCCATATGAACGTGCTGCTCGCCGAGGCCAACGTGCCCTATGACGAGGTGTTCGAGCTCGACGACATCAACGCCGAATTCGGCCAGGCCGACGTCGCCTTCGTCATCGGCGCCAACGACGTCACCAACCCCGCCGCCAAGACCGACCGCGCCTCGCCGATCTTCGGCATGCCGATCCTCGACGTCGAGAAGGCCAAGACCGTGCTGTTCGTCAAGCGCGGCATGGGATCGGGCTATGCCGGCGTCGAGAACGAGCTCTTCTTCAGGGACAATACCATGATGCTGTTCGGCGACGCGAAGAAGATGGTCGAGGAGATCCTGAAGAACCTGTAG
- the glk gene encoding glucokinase — MTDLTLLGDIGGTNSRFALVNKGRTDYRHERHYENAGFPSFQDAIESYVAEIGERPTAGVVAIAGPVAGDMVGPTNLQRWLFNPPTLAAALRFVRLDVINDFEAVAHALPHLAESDTRTIGEVPAYSAGGNMAVLGPGTGLGVGALVRGGSRWVAVPSEGGHAEIGAPSREAWSRAHEFIRRRIGRVSGEHVLSGPGLQRIDGALNALAGHPAERSAAEIGTAAVAGTDAIALEAVHLFFDYLARFSGDVALMFAAKGGVFLYGGVVQKLSGLMDQAAFRAAFEAKSPLEKFLSQIPTRLITHPTPGLIGCAAVASHW; from the coding sequence ATGACCGATCTCACTCTGCTCGGCGATATCGGCGGCACCAACAGCCGTTTTGCCCTGGTCAACAAGGGACGGACCGACTACCGCCACGAGCGGCATTACGAGAATGCCGGCTTCCCCTCGTTCCAGGACGCCATCGAATCCTACGTCGCCGAGATCGGCGAGCGGCCGACGGCGGGCGTCGTCGCCATCGCCGGCCCGGTGGCCGGCGACATGGTCGGACCGACCAACCTGCAGCGCTGGCTGTTCAACCCGCCGACGCTGGCGGCGGCACTGCGCTTCGTCAGGCTCGACGTCATCAACGATTTCGAGGCCGTCGCCCACGCTTTGCCGCATCTGGCCGAGAGCGACACCCGGACGATCGGCGAGGTGCCGGCCTACAGCGCCGGCGGCAACATGGCGGTCCTCGGCCCGGGCACCGGCCTCGGCGTCGGCGCTCTCGTCAGGGGCGGCTCGCGCTGGGTGGCGGTGCCGTCCGAGGGCGGCCATGCCGAGATCGGCGCCCCCTCGCGCGAGGCGTGGAGCCGGGCGCATGAGTTCATCCGCCGGCGCATCGGCCGCGTCTCCGGCGAGCATGTCCTGTCCGGGCCCGGCCTGCAGCGCATCGACGGCGCGCTCAATGCGCTGGCCGGCCATCCGGCCGAGCGCAGTGCCGCCGAGATCGGCACCGCGGCGGTCGCTGGGACGGATGCGATCGCCCTCGAGGCGGTGCATCTGTTCTTCGACTATCTCGCGCGCTTTTCCGGCGACGTCGCGCTGATGTTCGCGGCCAAGGGCGGCGTGTTCCTCTATGGCGGCGTGGTGCAGAAGCTTTCCGGCCTCATGGACCAGGCGGCGTTCCGCGCCGCCTTCGAGGCCAAGAGCCCGCTGGAGAAGTTCCTGTCGCAGATCCCGACGCGGCTGATCACCCACCCCACGCCGGGCCTCATCGGCTGCGCCGCGGTCGCCTCGCATTGGTGA
- a CDS encoding MFS transporter encodes MRSSYASIAALLVAVFGVLAGNGVLTTLLPVRAELEHFPALDISLMGSAYFGGMLAGAMLTPRLVHRLGHIKAFGFSSAGGALMITAAGAFVEPHAWIAIGFLRGFCLSGIYAIVESYLQGKAENRVRGRLLGLYSITQYAGWAVGNQFMRLGDVRAFTIFGLAAACVAVFLAPLLLARDDAPMPGAKRAGMRLPWLLRTTPVGFVCAGLIGFANGPFWSLTPVYATKLGMSGIATGTLVTAITIGSAAFQFPVGRISDAFDRRLVLTGLALLTALFEIGVYWAGPRLLGWPFIVVGFIMGGIISTQYYVSSAYTNDLTGRENAVGVAAALLFIYCLGAMLGPVSAYYAMKFLGDSALYLHNAGIHLAMAAFILLRVLRSPGRDRRASPIETVERA; translated from the coding sequence TTGCGTTCCTCCTATGCCTCGATCGCCGCGCTGCTCGTCGCCGTCTTCGGCGTCCTTGCCGGCAACGGCGTCCTCACCACCCTGCTGCCGGTGCGGGCCGAACTGGAGCATTTCCCGGCTCTCGACATCAGCCTGATGGGCTCGGCCTATTTCGGCGGCATGCTGGCCGGCGCCATGCTGACGCCGCGCCTCGTGCATCGCCTCGGGCACATCAAGGCCTTCGGCTTCTCGTCCGCCGGCGGCGCCCTGATGATCACGGCGGCCGGCGCCTTCGTCGAGCCGCATGCCTGGATCGCCATCGGCTTCCTGCGCGGCTTCTGCCTCTCCGGCATCTACGCCATCGTCGAAAGCTATCTGCAGGGCAAGGCGGAGAACCGCGTCCGCGGGCGCCTGCTCGGCCTCTACAGCATCACGCAATATGCCGGCTGGGCGGTCGGCAACCAGTTCATGCGCCTCGGCGACGTGCGCGCCTTCACCATCTTCGGCCTTGCCGCGGCCTGCGTCGCGGTCTTCCTCGCGCCGCTGCTGCTGGCGCGGGACGATGCGCCGATGCCGGGAGCCAAGCGGGCCGGCATGCGCCTGCCCTGGCTGCTGCGCACCACGCCGGTGGGCTTCGTCTGCGCCGGGCTGATCGGCTTCGCCAACGGGCCGTTCTGGTCGCTGACGCCGGTCTACGCCACCAAGCTCGGCATGTCCGGCATCGCCACCGGCACGCTCGTCACCGCCATCACCATCGGCTCGGCCGCGTTCCAGTTCCCGGTCGGCAGGATCTCGGACGCCTTCGACCGCCGCCTGGTGCTGACCGGCCTGGCGCTGCTGACCGCGCTGTTCGAGATCGGCGTCTACTGGGCCGGCCCGCGCTTGCTGGGCTGGCCCTTCATCGTCGTCGGCTTCATCATGGGCGGCATCATCTCCACCCAGTATTATGTCAGTTCCGCCTATACCAACGACCTGACGGGGCGGGAGAACGCGGTCGGCGTCGCCGCCGCCCTGCTGTTCATCTATTGCCTCGGCGCCATGCTCGGCCCGGTCAGCGCCTATTATGCCATGAAATTTCTCGGCGATTCCGCGCTCTATCTGCACAATGCCGGCATCCACCTCGCCATGGCCGCGTTCATCCTGCTGCGCGTGCTGCGCAGCCCCGGGCGGGACCGGCGGGCTAGCCCCATCGAGACGGTCGAGCGCGCGTGA